DNA from Longimicrobium sp.:
CACCGGCATGTCCGTCCTGATCGGGATGCGCGTGTTGATGGGGAGGCGGACCATGTAGGTGCCCAGCGGTCCCCGCAGCGGCACGTTCACGGTGGTGTTGATGGGAAAGGTGGTGTTCAGCTTGATGTTGTACGTCTGGTCGAGGGGGACGTCGAAGTGGAGCGGCGTCCCCGACGGCACCCGGACCTGGTACTTGATGCTCGCCTCCGATTTCCCGAGCTTCTCCACCATCCTCCCCACCGCGGGCGCCGCCAGCCGCTCCGGATGCCGCAGCCTCGACAGGAGCACCGCGTTCATCAGCAGCGACAGCACCGCCACCGCCAGTGCCACCGGCGCGATCCATGTGCTGCGGGACGGACGCGGGTCGTTCAAGCGCGCTCCATGACGGGGATCGGGTATGGGCCTGCGTTGGGATGATAACGCGGGGGCGTGGCGTGGCGCGAGGGTGGGGGCGGCGGTTTGGTTCGCGATGCGGGAACTTGGGCATCCGATCGTTCCGGACGCCGGGGATTGGCGCATGGCGGGGCACGGGCAGCCACGTGGGGCGGCCCCTACGGGTATCGGTGTGGGATGCGGAGGTCGAGGAAGGGAGAGGGTGGGGGGAAAGGCAGAGGCCCGGAGAGGATGTGTCCTCTCCGGGCCTCAGGGTCCATCATGCCGGCAGGATCAGCCGACGACCTTGCGGACCTCTTCGGCGAGGCGGGGGATGATCTGGTTGAGGTCGCCCACGATGCCGTAGTCGGCCACCTTGAAGATGGGGGCCTCGGGGTCCTTGTTGATCGCCACGATGTAGCGCGACGAGCGCATGCCGGCCAGGTGCTGGATGGCGCCCGAGATGCCGACGGCGAAGTAGAGCGTTGGCGACACGGTCTTGCCCGTCTGCCCCACCTGCTCGGCGTGGGGGCGCCAACCCGCGTCCACCACCGCGCGAGAGGCGCCGACGGTGGCGCGGCCGTGGAAGGCGTCGGCGAGGTCTTCGAGGATCTTGAAGTTCTCGGCGCTCCCCAGCCCGCGCCCGCCGGCCACGATCACCGGCGCCTCGGCCACGTCCATCTTCTCCCCCGCCGCCGCGCGGATCTCGCGCACGATGACGCCGAAGTCCGCGCCCTCCAGCGAGACGGCGAGCGGCTCGACGGTGCCAGCCCTGGCGTTCTCGGCGGGGTTGAAGGAGTTGGGGCGAAGCGCCAGCACCGCCGGCTTGCCCGTGACGGTGACGCGCGCGTTCAGCTTGCCCGCGTACTTGGGCCGCGTGGCGACCACCTGCCCACCCTCCACTTCGAGGGCGGTGACTTCGCTGAGGTACTCCACGCCCATGCGCGCGGCGACGCGCGGCGCCAGGTCACGGCCCAGCGACGTGGCCGGAAAGAGGGCGGCCTCGCACCCGTTCTCCTTGAGGTAGCTGGCGATCACCGTGGTGAACGCCTCGGGGTGGTACTTGTCGAACGACTCGCTCTCGCCGGCCAGCACGCGGTCCGCGCCGTAGCGGCCCAGGTCGGCGGCCACGCCGGAGGTGCCCGGCTTCCCCAGCACGGCGGCGACCACCTCGGTGCCCAGCCCGTCCGCGAGGGTGCGGGCGGCGGTCACCACCTCCTGCGCCACCTTGCGCAGCTCCCCCTCACGCGTCTCCGCGAACGCGAATATTGCCATGGATCGTCAGTTCCGTTGAAGTGGATTGGGAATGGGGATTGGGGATTGGGGAATGGTGAAAACCAGGCAGCGACCATTCCCCATTCCCCACTTCCCCATTCCCCTTACAGTACCTTGGCCTCTTCGCGAAGCAGCCGCATCAGCTCGGGCACGGCGTCGGCGCCCTGGCCCACGATGCGGCCGGCCTTGCGCTCCGCCGGGTAGGAGAGCTGCTGCGCGGCGGCGGCGCTGTCGCCGGTGGCGGCGGGCTTCTCCTCGAGCGGCTTCTTCTTGGCCGCCATGATCCCCTTGAGCGACGCGTAGCGCGGCTCGTAGGCACCCTTGGTGAGGGTGAGCGCGCACGGCATGCGCAGCTCCACCACCTCGGTGCCGCCCTCGATCTCGCGCTGCGCCACCACCTTGCCGTCCTGCACCTCGAACTGCGTGACGGCGCTCGTCACCGGGATGCCCAGCAGCTCGGCGGTCATCGGCCCGACGGCCTGGAGGTCGTCGTCCACGGCGCGCAGGCCGAAGAGGAGGAGGTCGTACTCGCGCCCCTTCACCTCGTCCGCCAGCGCGCGCGCCACGGCCAGCCCTTCGAGGCCGCCCGCCGACTTGAGGAGGACGGCGTTGTCGGCGCCCATGGCCAGCGCGGTGCGCAGCGTCTCGGCCGATTCGGCGCCGCCCACGGTCATCACGGTCACTTCGCCGGAGCCCGCTCCCTCCTTGTGCTTCAGGGCGGCTTCGACGGCGAACTCGTCGTACGGGTTCAGCACGAACTTCATTCCGGCAGGGTCGACGGTCCCCCCGTCGCCCGCAATGCGAAGGCGCGCCTCGGTGTCCGGGACGCGCTTCACGCACACGATGCTCTTCACGCGCGCATCTCCTCAAGCGTCTGGTGATTCGTTTCGGATGCCGCCCGGCGGCTCCGAAGCCGGGCAGAATAGCCAGACCGGGCCGGACCGGCAAGGCCACCGCTCCCGGCGAGTAAACTCGCTGCAACAACAGCACAAAGTCCGCCTGCGCGGACTCGCGGGCGAGATCCGCCCCGATGCCGGCATGCACGAGTCGGCTTCAGCCGCCTTCGCGTGGTTCCAGCCGGGGGCTTTAGCCCCCGGTGGGATCCCCCGGTGCCCCGCCCCCGCACAGCAAAGGCGCGGACACCCACATCCGCGCCTCTCCCCGCGTCTCCGCGCCTCCGCGTGAGCCCGCTGTTACGGCCTCGCCGATGGCCGCGCGTTCGGGTTGGTCTCCGGCAGCGGCGCCACGGTGTCGTTTCGCGTGCCGGCCTGTGCGCCGGGGTTGGGCGCGCCGGGGAGCGTGGCGCCCGGGGGAGTGCTGTCCGAGCTGGACAGGTTCTCCAGGTGGATCGTCGTGTCCACCAGACCGGCCCGCGCCGCCTCCTCCGGCGACATGGCCTTGGCCTCCGCCTGCACCTGCTGCGTGGAGGTGCCGTCCATCCGGTCTTCGTTGGTGGTGTCGATCGCGGCGGCGGGCGCGTTCGCCTCGTCGTCCTCGCCGTTCCCACCGCAGGCGGCGGAGAGCAGAAGGGCGCCCACGAGGGCGGCACGGAAAAGCATCATCACGAGCTCCTTGGGGCAGGTTCAGGCCTGGGCCGGCTCCACGTCGCCCAGCCGCTCCTCGTAGAAGCGGCGGACGCGCTCGGCCACCTCGGCGGCGCGCTCCCAGTGCGGGAGCGGCCCCGTGGGCAGCCCGACCACCGTCACGTTCGGGCGCTCCTCCAGCTCGGGGAGGCGCTGGATCTGCGCCGCGCGGCGGCTCTCGGCGGTGCCGTGCACCACCAGGATCGGCTGGCGGAGGCGCAGGTACGTCTCCATCGCCTCCTTTACGAAGAGGCGGCCGTTCACCACGTCGTCCAGCGGCCGGGCGGCGCCCTCCACGCGCGCCGTCTCCACCGCGTACTCCACGAACTCGTCCGGCACCCCGAAGTCGGGGGTGAAGAGCTGGTCGCGCGCGAACTCGAAGATGCGGTCCGGCGTGGTGAGGCGCTCGTACAGTGCGCGCTGCACGCCGGGGAGCATGAAGGCCAGCTTCGAGCGCAGGCGCCCCACCTCGGCCGGGTCGTCGCCCAGGCCGGCGGGCTCCAGCGCGACCAGCGAGCGCACCAGGTCCGGCCGGCGGCGGGCGACCTCGGCGGCGTAGGTGGCGCCCAGCGACAGGCCGATCACGTCCGCGCCGCCGGCGGGGCGCACCACGCGCTCAAGGAAGTGCTCCAGCTGGTCTTCCAGCACCTCCGGCGTGTACATGATCTCCGGGCGGTCGCTGTGGCCGAAGCCGACCCACTCCAGCGCGAAGATCGGCCGGTCGCCGCGGGCCAGCGCGCGCACCAGGGGCCGCATCTCGTGCGCCGAGGCGACCGCGTTGATGGAGTGCACGAAGACCAGCGGCCTTCCCTCGCCCTCGCGGCTGTAGAAGGCGTAGTGCACGTCGCCCCAGGGCACGTACTCCAGCCGCATCCCCAGCGCGTTGGGGAGCTCGGTCACGGGGCGCTGGCGCGACCTTCCCGCGCCCACCAGGAAGACGCCGTACGCCGCCAGCGCCGCCGCGGCGGTCAGCCCCGCGGCACGCCCAGCCTGGCCCAGCCGGCCGCGCGAGGGCTTCTCGCCGCCGGCCGCATCCAGGCCACGTTCCCGCCGCCGATCCCGGCGCGCTTTCTCTTGGTTCTCGTCGCGGTCCGCCATGTCTCCATTCCCCTTGCAAACAGGAGGCCCGGCGCTCACCGCCGGGCCTCCACCCCGTTCCGTAGCCCGCTGAATCCGTTTACCGCAACGACGTCTGCGTCCCCGGCTGCACCCCGGCCGCGGTGGCGCCGCGCACCGGGGTCCACTCCAGCGAATCGGCCCCCTTCAGCGCCCACCCCATCGGCCTGGAGCCCAGGAAGAAGAGGAGGATCACCGCCACCCCCGCCACTGTCACCGCCCAGCGGGTGGGGCCGGGGAGCCAGGCGTGGCGGTGGTCGTCGGCCGAGCGCGCGGGACGCATGTACATCACGACGATCAGGCGCAGGTAGTAGAAGTACGAGATCAGCGACGCCAGCACCAGGAGCACCGCCACCGGAGCCAGCCCCGCATCCACCGCCGCGCGCAGGATGTACAGCTTCCCCAGGAAGCCCGCGGTGAGCGGGAAGCCGGCCAGCGAGAGGAGGAAGATGGAGAAGAGCCCGGCCAGCAGCGGCTTCTGCGACGCGAATCCCGCCCAGTCTTCCAGCGCCACCCGCTCTTCGCCGTTCTCGCGCGCGTTGGCGATCACCATGCCGAACGCCCCCGCCGTCACGATGGTGTAGACGACCAGGTAGAACAGGAACGCCGCCACCCCGGCCCGCGACATCGCCAGCAGCGCCACCAGCAGGTAGCCGGCGTGCGCGATCGACGAGTAGGCGAGCATCCGCTTGACGCTCCCCTCGGTGAGCGCGATCAGGTTGGCGCCGAACATGGTGACCACCGCCAGCCAGAACACCGGTTCGCGCCACACGTCGCCCGCGCCGCCGAAGCCGATCACGAACATGCGGATGAAGGCCGCGAACGCCGCCGCTTTGACGCCCGTGGACATCAGCGCCGTGATGGGCGTGGGGGCGCCGTCGTACGCGTCGGGCGTCCACATGTGGAAGGGCATGGCGGCCACCTTGAAGGCGAAGCCCACCATCGTCAGCGCCATTCCGGCAAGGAAGATCCCGCCGAAGGGAGCCGCCCCGCCGATGACCGCCTGCGAGATCCCGCGCAGGTTCGTCGTCCCCACCGTCCCCCACACCAGCGCCAGGCCGTACAGGAAGAAGGCGCTGGAGAAGGCGCCGAGCAGGAAGTACTTGAGCGACCCCTCGGACGAGCGCGGGTCCAGCCGGTCGAAGCCCACCAGGACGTAGATGGCCACCGACATCACCTCGAGCCCCACGAAGAGGAGCATCAGGTCGCGCGCGCCGCCCATCAGCATCATCCCCAGGGTGGCGAATAGCACCAGCACGTGGAACTCGCCGCGGTTGATGCCGCGCCGGTCCAGGTAGCCCATGGAGAGGAAAAGGGTGAGCGCCGCCGACCCCAGGTAGATGTAGTTGGTGATCATCCGGAAGTTGTCCAGCGCCACCATCCCCACGTCCGAGCGGTCGGTCACGTTCACCAGCGCCAGGTTGGCGAACCCCGCCAGCACCAGCGCCGCCAGCGCGAGCCAGGCCACGCTGGGGCGCGACGGCTCGGAACGGTTCCCCTTCTGGAAGACGTCCACCATCAGCACGCCCATGGCGCCCAGCGCCAGCACGATCTCCGGGAGCAGCGCCCAGAAGTAGTGCGGCTGGCGGGCCAGGTCCAGCACGTCCGGGCGCCCGAGCGTCCGGAAAAGGTCAGCGAACATGAAAGCGGTTCTCCCCTACGGTTGGACGGCGACGGGGGCCCCGAAGCCCTGCGGCATCCGCGAATCCTTCACCTGCGCAAGGACGCGCTGGGCGGAAGGCTCCATGCGGTCCAGGAACGGCTTCGGGTACACCCCCAGCCACAGGATCAGCAGCGCCAGCGGCAGGAGGATGGCCAGCTCGCGCCGGTTGAGGTCCGGCACGTGGCGGTTGGCCGGCCGGTCCAGCGCGTTGAAGATGGTCTTCTGCACCATCGGCAGCATGTAGTACGACGCGAAGATCACCCCGCTGGCGCCGATCAGCGCCATCCACGGCTGGCTGCGGAATGCGCCCAGCAGCACCAGGAACTCGCCCACGAAG
Protein-coding regions in this window:
- a CDS encoding electron transfer flavoprotein subunit alpha/FixB family protein, encoding MAIFAFAETREGELRKVAQEVVTAARTLADGLGTEVVAAVLGKPGTSGVAADLGRYGADRVLAGESESFDKYHPEAFTTVIASYLKENGCEAALFPATSLGRDLAPRVAARMGVEYLSEVTALEVEGGQVVATRPKYAGKLNARVTVTGKPAVLALRPNSFNPAENARAGTVEPLAVSLEGADFGVIVREIRAAAGEKMDVAEAPVIVAGGRGLGSAENFKILEDLADAFHGRATVGASRAVVDAGWRPHAEQVGQTGKTVSPTLYFAVGISGAIQHLAGMRSSRYIVAINKDPEAPIFKVADYGIVGDLNQIIPRLAEEVRKVVG
- a CDS encoding electron transfer flavoprotein subunit beta/FixA family protein; this encodes MKSIVCVKRVPDTEARLRIAGDGGTVDPAGMKFVLNPYDEFAVEAALKHKEGAGSGEVTVMTVGGAESAETLRTALAMGADNAVLLKSAGGLEGLAVARALADEVKGREYDLLLFGLRAVDDDLQAVGPMTAELLGIPVTSAVTQFEVQDGKVVAQREIEGGTEVVELRMPCALTLTKGAYEPRYASLKGIMAAKKKPLEEKPAATGDSAAAAQQLSYPAERKAGRIVGQGADAVPELMRLLREEAKVL
- a CDS encoding alpha/beta fold hydrolase → MADRDENQEKARRDRRRERGLDAAGGEKPSRGRLGQAGRAAGLTAAAALAAYGVFLVGAGRSRQRPVTELPNALGMRLEYVPWGDVHYAFYSREGEGRPLVFVHSINAVASAHEMRPLVRALARGDRPIFALEWVGFGHSDRPEIMYTPEVLEDQLEHFLERVVRPAGGADVIGLSLGATYAAEVARRRPDLVRSLVALEPAGLGDDPAEVGRLRSKLAFMLPGVQRALYERLTTPDRIFEFARDQLFTPDFGVPDEFVEYAVETARVEGAARPLDDVVNGRLFVKEAMETYLRLRQPILVVHGTAESRRAAQIQRLPELEERPNVTVVGLPTGPLPHWERAAEVAERVRRFYEERLGDVEPAQA
- a CDS encoding NADH-quinone oxidoreductase subunit N, translating into MFADLFRTLGRPDVLDLARQPHYFWALLPEIVLALGAMGVLMVDVFQKGNRSEPSRPSVAWLALAALVLAGFANLALVNVTDRSDVGMVALDNFRMITNYIYLGSAALTLFLSMGYLDRRGINRGEFHVLVLFATLGMMLMGGARDLMLLFVGLEVMSVAIYVLVGFDRLDPRSSEGSLKYFLLGAFSSAFFLYGLALVWGTVGTTNLRGISQAVIGGAAPFGGIFLAGMALTMVGFAFKVAAMPFHMWTPDAYDGAPTPITALMSTGVKAAAFAAFIRMFVIGFGGAGDVWREPVFWLAVVTMFGANLIALTEGSVKRMLAYSSIAHAGYLLVALLAMSRAGVAAFLFYLVVYTIVTAGAFGMVIANARENGEERVALEDWAGFASQKPLLAGLFSIFLLSLAGFPLTAGFLGKLYILRAAVDAGLAPVAVLLVLASLISYFYYLRLIVVMYMRPARSADDHRHAWLPGPTRWAVTVAGVAVILLFFLGSRPMGWALKGADSLEWTPVRGATAAGVQPGTQTSLR